One Triplophysa dalaica isolate WHDGS20190420 chromosome 1, ASM1584641v1, whole genome shotgun sequence DNA segment encodes these proteins:
- the emc4 gene encoding ER membrane protein complex subunit 4, with the protein MTSPGSQGGGAVSTRGGAAAKRMKWALELSLGNSRNRGDRQSKEGDVMYPVGYSDKPVPDTSVQEADRNLVEKRCWDVALGPLKQIPMNLFIMYMSGNTISIFPIMMVCMMAWRPIQALMSMSATFKLLESSSQQWLQGLVYLVGNLLGSALAIYKCQSMGLLPTHSSDWLAFIEPPQRMEIMGGGMIM; encoded by the exons ATGACATCACCGGGCAGTCAGGGGGGTGGAGCTGTGTCAACGAGAGGCGGAGCTGCAGCCAAGAGAATGAAATGGGCTTTAGAACTGAGTCTGGGCAACAGCAG GAACCGTGGGGACAGGCAGAGTAAAGAGGGCGATGTGATGTACCCTGTGGGATATTCGGATAAACCCGTCCCAGACACCAGTGTTCAAGAAGCCGACCGCAACCTGGTGGAGAAG AGATGCTGGGATGTGGCTTTGGGACCGCTGAAGCAGATTCCCATGAACCTCTTCATCATGTACATGTCAGGAAACACCATCTCCATCTTCCCCATCATGATGGTGTGTATGATGGCGTGGAGACCCATCCAGGCGCTAATGTCCATGTCAGCCA CGTTTAAGTTGTTGGAGAGCTCGAGTCAGCAGTGGTTACAGGGTTTGGTTTATCTCGTCGGGAATCTGCTGGGTTCAGCACTGGCCATCTACAAGTGTCAATCAATGGGGCTCCTCCCAACACACTCATCTGATTGGCTGGCGTTCATAGAACCGCCCCAG AGAATGGAGATAATGGGCGGAGGGATGATCATGTGA